Proteins found in one Cobetia sp. L2A1 genomic segment:
- a CDS encoding HvfC/BufC N-terminal domain-containing protein has translation MSASEPALPSGDLVSWQQDFVSALGKPDVWLVGIEAAHQQRLDVYRNNVWASLIAALEEAYPVTRQVVGERFFAALAHDHAHQHLPESPLMMHYGRGLDETLQSTLAILVANGQALAQQLPFYAVDLARLEAARLEAYHAADAEPLAPAELASLAPESLMELRFTAHPAARLLQLDHAVLEIWQRHQQPQATLSGLDVERPQALLITRPVLEVQVLTISAASVVLLKALMRGDTLADAAENLAQQYPEEDLGVLLAPVLSSGALLSLADHPTCLTD, from the coding sequence ATGAGTGCCTCGGAACCGGCGCTTCCCTCCGGGGATCTTGTCAGCTGGCAGCAAGACTTCGTGTCAGCGCTTGGGAAGCCGGATGTCTGGCTGGTGGGAATCGAAGCGGCACATCAGCAGCGGCTGGACGTCTATCGTAACAACGTCTGGGCCAGCCTTATCGCAGCGTTGGAAGAGGCGTATCCCGTGACCCGTCAGGTCGTCGGTGAGCGCTTCTTTGCGGCATTGGCGCATGATCATGCCCATCAGCACCTGCCGGAATCGCCCTTGATGATGCACTACGGGCGCGGCCTCGATGAAACGCTGCAGAGCACGCTGGCCATACTGGTGGCGAATGGCCAGGCATTGGCTCAACAACTGCCGTTCTACGCCGTGGATCTGGCGCGCCTGGAAGCGGCACGGCTCGAGGCGTACCACGCAGCGGATGCCGAACCTCTGGCGCCAGCTGAGCTGGCCTCATTGGCGCCAGAATCACTGATGGAGCTACGTTTCACAGCCCATCCTGCTGCCAGGTTACTGCAGCTCGACCACGCAGTGCTGGAGATATGGCAGCGTCATCAGCAGCCACAGGCCACCTTGTCAGGGCTCGATGTCGAACGCCCTCAGGCGCTCTTGATTACCCGGCCGGTGCTTGAGGTCCAGGTACTGACGATATCGGCTGCCAGTGTCGTGTTGCTCAAGGCACTGATGCGAGGTGACACCCTCGCGGATGCCGCCGAGAACCTCGCGCAGCAATACCCCGAGGAAGATCTCGGGGTATTGCTGGCTCCGGTATTGAGCAGCGGTGCATTGCTATCTCTTGCCGATCATCCGACATGCTTGACTGACTGA
- a CDS encoding DoxX family protein, with product MSLESSSTPVVHTGIAGQLLNVFRWLENLRMDVVLILMRIVVGAVFFMSAQTKVDGFALKESTFFLFEYEYALPLVSPVLAAYLATFAEHFFPLMLWLGLGSRFAALGLAVMTLTIQLFVYPEAWVTHGLWLASLLVLVLQGPGRLSLDHLIRARQG from the coding sequence ATGAGCCTTGAGTCATCATCGACGCCCGTGGTTCACACGGGAATTGCAGGACAATTGCTGAACGTATTCAGGTGGCTGGAAAACCTGCGCATGGACGTCGTGTTGATACTGATGAGGATCGTTGTTGGCGCCGTCTTCTTCATGTCGGCACAAACCAAGGTCGACGGCTTCGCCCTCAAGGAAAGCACCTTCTTCCTGTTCGAGTATGAATACGCGCTGCCGCTGGTTTCGCCCGTGTTGGCGGCGTATCTGGCAACCTTTGCCGAACACTTTTTCCCGCTGATGTTGTGGCTGGGCCTCGGGTCACGTTTTGCAGCGTTGGGACTGGCTGTCATGACATTGACCATTCAGCTATTCGTCTATCCTGAAGCTTGGGTTACTCATGGTCTGTGGTTGGCCAGCTTGCTGGTGCTGGTGTTGCAGGGTCCGGGACGCCTGTCGCTGGATCATCTGATCCGTGCACGTCAGGGCTGA
- a CDS encoding App1 family protein, with amino-acid sequence MSLPLTRLLRKLLHVAAKPMRHSQGKDGCVIHAYRGYGSRSEVFLMGRIFQQPGSRSQLAPGAGRDLMDVARRMLRWGKGGVEVDVSLGDNHTTVTTDRDGYFSVHLPLTSSLAHEGQWQTAQLIARPPKQAAVEGEAQIYLPPASTRLGVISDIDDTVMHTGVANKLKMLYRLFIESAERRMAFPGVAALYQALHEGSDGQQQRPLLYVSRGPWSIYEMLEVFFQHNRIPVGPILFLREWGLTLQRPLPKRSEDHKQALIEKMLDLYDEMQFLLIGDSGQHDPEVYADVVRRYPGRICAIYIRQIGDSNSRKTELATLSEELSALGCDMLLSTDSLDMARHAYANDYIDAASVEMVRAEIEHQRSDEAA; translated from the coding sequence ATGTCATTGCCACTGACACGTCTGTTACGCAAGCTGCTGCATGTGGCCGCCAAACCCATGCGTCACTCACAAGGAAAAGACGGCTGCGTCATTCATGCCTACCGTGGCTATGGCTCTCGCAGTGAAGTTTTTCTGATGGGTCGTATCTTCCAGCAGCCCGGTTCACGCAGCCAGCTCGCACCAGGTGCTGGACGCGACCTGATGGATGTTGCTCGTCGCATGCTGCGCTGGGGCAAGGGCGGCGTGGAAGTAGACGTCAGTCTCGGTGATAACCACACGACCGTGACCACTGATCGTGATGGCTACTTCAGCGTGCATCTTCCTCTCACCTCATCTCTCGCGCATGAAGGCCAGTGGCAAACGGCCCAACTGATCGCGCGCCCGCCGAAGCAGGCTGCGGTGGAGGGCGAGGCACAGATCTACCTGCCTCCCGCCAGTACCCGACTAGGTGTGATCAGCGATATCGACGACACCGTGATGCATACCGGTGTCGCCAACAAACTGAAGATGCTTTATCGGTTATTTATCGAATCTGCCGAACGCCGCATGGCCTTTCCCGGCGTGGCGGCGCTTTATCAGGCATTGCATGAAGGGTCTGATGGCCAACAGCAACGCCCCCTTCTCTACGTCTCTCGTGGACCGTGGAGCATCTACGAAATGCTCGAGGTCTTCTTTCAGCACAACCGCATCCCCGTCGGGCCAATACTGTTCCTGCGCGAATGGGGTCTGACGCTGCAGCGCCCACTGCCCAAGCGCTCGGAAGACCATAAACAGGCACTGATCGAGAAGATGCTCGATCTCTACGATGAAATGCAATTCCTGCTGATCGGTGATAGCGGCCAGCATGACCCTGAAGTCTACGCTGATGTCGTGCGCCGTTACCCGGGGCGTATCTGTGCGATCTATATCCGCCAGATCGGCGATTCCAACTCGCGCAAGACCGAGCTGGCCACGTTAAGCGAGGAGCTCTCAGCGCTCGGCTGCGACATGCTGCTCAGCACTGATAGTCTCGATATGGCGCGCCATGCATACGCCAATGACTATATCGATGCCGCCAGTGTCGAGATGGTTCGCGCTGAGATTGAGCACCAACGCTCAGATGAAGCTGCTTGA
- a CDS encoding Dps family protein, with amino-acid sequence MSTDTNAIGLHTSTATQLAEHLNILLANYQTFYMNARGYHWNVKGNQFFELHVKFEETYTDLLTKVDEIAERILTLGHEPMHAYSDYSRVATIKEDTHVSDGITCVKGLLAGYKSLIELQREILSVASDADDEGTASLVGDYIREQEKTVWMLSAYLG; translated from the coding sequence ATGTCCACCGATACCAATGCCATTGGCCTGCACACGTCAACCGCCACTCAGTTGGCCGAACACCTCAACATTCTGCTCGCCAACTACCAGACCTTCTACATGAACGCGCGTGGTTATCACTGGAACGTGAAGGGCAATCAATTCTTCGAGCTACATGTGAAATTCGAAGAAACCTACACCGACCTGCTGACCAAGGTCGACGAGATTGCCGAGCGCATCCTGACCTTGGGCCACGAGCCGATGCACGCCTACAGCGACTACTCTCGCGTGGCGACCATCAAGGAAGACACTCACGTCAGTGATGGCATCACTTGCGTCAAGGGTCTACTGGCAGGTTACAAGTCACTGATCGAACTGCAGCGCGAGATTCTCTCCGTGGCGTCTGATGCCGACGATGAAGGTACCGCCTCGCTGGTTGGCGACTACATCCGCGAGCAGGAAAAAACTGTCTGGATGCTGTCTGCCTACCTCGGCTGA
- a CDS encoding BCCT family transporter, translating into MSENADQPTVAKLNPPVFFGSAIIILAFVVFTVLWPDAAKDIFGHVQTWIIDTVGWFYLLAMGLFVIFTLGLAFSRYGDIKLGPDHSEPDFSYKSWFAMLFSAGMGIGLMFYGVAEPVMHFTAPPVGDAGTVEAAREAMKTTFFHWGLHAWGVYAVVALALAYFSFRHNLPLRISSALYPIIGKRVHGPIGHAVDIFAVLGTMFGVATSLGLGVQQVSSGLNYLFGIENSLNTQIILIAIITCLATISVVAGLDGGIRRLSELNLGLALALMLFVLCVGPTVFLLQSLIQNIGGYFSEVVDKTFNMYAYMPEEGPSKWLGGWTLFYWGWWIAWSPFVGMFIARVSRGRTIREFVYGVLFVPMGFTFLWLTFFGDTALHLLLTDTAGDLAGAVSNDASVALFKFLELFPFSGVTSMLATALVVTFFVTSSDSGSLVIDMLTSKEGDESPVWQRIFWAFTEGFVAVALLMAGGLGALQTASLASALPFAIILMFVCYGLLKALRLEGVKQRSMQHLSNTPGHTAGGARSWQKRVQTLVETPRQKNVEQFVSDIVTPALADVATELEAQGLDTRINNEDDRSYLQVSHGTEIDFVYGVRVREYAAPAFALRNVKRKGSSDVKRQHRAEVFLREGGQTYDVMGYTKEQVIGDVLDQYEKHMHFLHMARN; encoded by the coding sequence ATGTCAGAAAACGCTGACCAACCTACGGTCGCGAAGCTGAATCCGCCGGTATTCTTTGGCTCCGCCATCATAATCCTGGCATTCGTGGTATTCACCGTACTCTGGCCAGATGCGGCCAAGGATATATTCGGCCACGTACAGACTTGGATCATCGACACGGTCGGCTGGTTCTACCTGCTGGCCATGGGTCTGTTCGTCATCTTCACGCTGGGTCTCGCCTTCTCACGCTATGGCGATATCAAACTCGGCCCGGATCACTCGGAACCGGATTTCAGTTACAAATCCTGGTTCGCCATGCTGTTCTCAGCAGGCATGGGTATCGGCCTGATGTTCTATGGCGTCGCTGAACCAGTGATGCACTTCACTGCACCGCCTGTCGGTGATGCAGGTACTGTGGAAGCCGCTCGCGAAGCGATGAAGACCACCTTCTTCCACTGGGGCCTGCATGCATGGGGTGTCTACGCTGTCGTCGCGCTGGCGCTGGCATATTTCAGCTTCCGTCATAATCTGCCGCTGCGCATCAGCTCTGCGTTGTATCCGATCATCGGCAAGCGCGTGCATGGTCCGATCGGCCACGCCGTCGATATCTTTGCCGTACTGGGTACCATGTTCGGGGTCGCGACCTCACTGGGCCTGGGGGTTCAGCAGGTCAGTTCCGGCCTGAACTATCTGTTCGGCATCGAGAATAGCCTGAACACCCAGATCATTCTGATCGCCATCATCACCTGCCTGGCGACCATCTCCGTGGTAGCGGGCCTGGACGGTGGCATTCGTCGTCTTTCCGAGCTCAACCTCGGCTTGGCACTGGCGCTGATGCTGTTCGTGCTGTGCGTCGGTCCGACCGTGTTCCTGCTGCAGTCGCTGATTCAGAACATCGGTGGCTACTTCAGCGAGGTCGTCGACAAGACCTTCAACATGTACGCCTACATGCCCGAGGAAGGTCCATCCAAGTGGCTAGGTGGCTGGACGCTATTCTACTGGGGCTGGTGGATTGCATGGTCTCCGTTCGTAGGGATGTTCATCGCCCGTGTCTCGCGCGGCCGTACCATTCGTGAGTTCGTCTATGGCGTGCTGTTCGTGCCGATGGGCTTCACCTTCCTGTGGCTGACCTTCTTCGGCGATACCGCACTGCATCTCCTGCTGACCGACACTGCGGGTGATCTGGCAGGTGCCGTTTCCAACGATGCTTCCGTGGCGCTGTTCAAGTTCCTTGAATTGTTCCCGTTCAGTGGTGTGACCTCCATGCTGGCGACGGCTCTGGTCGTGACCTTCTTCGTCACGTCCTCTGACTCCGGTTCGTTGGTCATCGATATGCTGACCTCCAAGGAAGGTGATGAATCACCGGTATGGCAGCGCATCTTCTGGGCCTTCACGGAAGGCTTTGTCGCGGTGGCGTTGCTGATGGCCGGTGGCCTGGGCGCTCTGCAGACGGCCTCCTTGGCCTCGGCATTGCCATTCGCCATCATCCTGATGTTCGTATGCTACGGCCTGCTCAAGGCGTTGCGTCTTGAAGGCGTGAAGCAGCGCTCCATGCAGCACCTGAGCAACACACCGGGCCACACGGCCGGTGGTGCTCGCAGCTGGCAGAAGCGTGTACAAACGTTGGTCGAGACACCACGTCAGAAGAATGTCGAGCAATTTGTCAGTGACATCGTGACGCCTGCACTCGCCGACGTAGCCACCGAGCTTGAAGCTCAGGGGCTGGACACGCGCATCAATAATGAAGATGACCGTAGCTACCTGCAGGTCAGTCATGGCACAGAAATCGACTTCGTCTATGGCGTTCGGGTACGCGAATATGCGGCACCAGCCTTTGCATTGCGCAACGTCAAGCGCAAGGGCTCAAGCGATGTCAAGCGCCAGCACCGCGCCGAGGTCTTCCTGCGTGAAGGCGGCCAGACCTACGACGTGATGGGCTATACCAAGGAGCAGGTGATCGGTGATGTGCTGGATCAGTACGAGAAGCATATGCACTTCCTGCACATGGCTCGTAACTGA
- a CDS encoding sensor histidine kinase, producing MPLSALRHRRLVWLALTASLLVGLVALFALWHWEFSRGERDARQHAATRLHFYASTLNAELSRFQWLPNLLARQPRVRAAFDEVASSPLVSDDDASENSLDWHLRRVAQESGAAAIFLTDSQGLTLAASNFDQADSFVGHRYAYRPYFIDAIAGGRGEFFAVGNTTGRPGYFVSAPVMGAENQPLGVLVVKVSLEALEDTWRQAGETVLLADANRVVLLASRRSWKYRALAALTPVAMSNIRTQQQFRGAPLTPLSRSLEDGSLVLGDNGGGREVDSAMLPSTVVGQRYLDESLFSGPLEWQLHFLMPLRPLYAQARNAVLVGLMALFGLGLIALWMRERQARLRLIRREANVMREINERLEDRVAERSRELEATRDELVQAGKLAALGTMAAGIAHELNQPLVGIRTYAASGSKLLARGVSLPEQAPRVAEMAGANFARIAELSERLGDMIRQLRVFVRPASQQPPVPLALMPRIDFALELLDARLSQLGITVEREGLTDRLEVIGEQRRLEQLLTNLLRNALDALDRQHAEGVMSEAPRLRLRWQAWSNIVFFEGQAGGCLRIEDNGPGIDPSLRATLFDPFITTREIGEGMGMGLFLSYGMARDLGGALRLADNMASSPLPSSASWPPPLEGAVFELWLRTPDTASTALLRRDDAEPIPSEMS from the coding sequence ATGCCACTAAGTGCATTGCGCCATCGCCGCTTGGTGTGGCTCGCGCTGACCGCAAGTCTTCTGGTGGGGCTGGTAGCGCTGTTTGCCCTCTGGCATTGGGAGTTTTCACGCGGGGAGCGTGATGCCCGTCAACACGCCGCTACGCGCTTGCATTTCTATGCCAGTACTCTCAATGCCGAGCTGTCACGTTTCCAATGGCTGCCGAACCTCTTGGCGCGGCAGCCGCGCGTGCGTGCCGCTTTTGATGAGGTGGCCTCCAGTCCGCTTGTCTCAGATGATGACGCCAGTGAAAACAGTCTGGACTGGCATCTGCGGCGGGTCGCGCAGGAGTCCGGGGCCGCCGCTATCTTCCTGACCGACAGCCAGGGGCTGACGCTGGCAGCGAGCAACTTCGATCAAGCGGATAGTTTTGTCGGTCATCGTTATGCCTATCGTCCCTACTTCATCGATGCCATTGCGGGCGGGCGCGGTGAATTCTTTGCGGTGGGCAATACCACCGGCCGTCCCGGTTATTTTGTGTCTGCACCCGTCATGGGGGCAGAGAATCAACCGTTGGGCGTGTTGGTGGTCAAGGTCTCGCTGGAGGCGCTTGAGGATACCTGGCGGCAAGCAGGTGAGACGGTGCTGCTCGCGGATGCCAATCGTGTTGTGTTGCTGGCGTCGCGGCGTAGCTGGAAGTATCGCGCACTGGCGGCGCTGACACCCGTTGCGATGAGCAATATCCGCACTCAGCAGCAATTCCGTGGTGCGCCACTGACACCGCTGTCGCGCTCACTCGAAGATGGCAGCCTGGTACTAGGTGATAACGGAGGCGGGCGAGAGGTTGATTCCGCGATGCTCCCCTCTACTGTTGTCGGGCAGCGTTATCTGGATGAGTCCTTGTTCAGTGGGCCTCTCGAATGGCAGCTGCATTTTCTGATGCCATTGCGGCCACTTTATGCCCAGGCGCGCAATGCTGTTCTGGTTGGGCTCATGGCATTGTTTGGTCTCGGTCTGATAGCGCTGTGGATGCGTGAGCGGCAGGCGCGTCTACGCCTGATTCGACGCGAAGCCAATGTCATGCGTGAGATCAATGAGCGGCTCGAGGACCGGGTGGCTGAGCGCTCCCGCGAGCTGGAAGCCACGCGTGATGAGCTGGTGCAAGCCGGCAAGCTGGCGGCACTCGGCACGATGGCTGCGGGCATCGCGCATGAGCTCAATCAGCCACTGGTCGGCATTCGTACCTACGCGGCCAGTGGCAGCAAGTTGCTGGCGCGAGGTGTTTCACTGCCGGAGCAGGCACCTCGCGTTGCCGAGATGGCAGGGGCTAACTTTGCGCGTATCGCTGAGCTGTCTGAACGCCTGGGTGACATGATTCGTCAGCTGCGCGTATTCGTACGCCCTGCTAGCCAGCAGCCTCCGGTACCGTTGGCACTGATGCCGCGAATAGACTTCGCATTGGAGCTACTCGACGCACGGCTATCGCAGCTCGGGATCACGGTCGAGCGCGAGGGGCTCACCGATAGGCTAGAGGTCATCGGTGAGCAGAGACGTCTTGAGCAGCTACTGACCAATCTACTTCGCAATGCGCTGGATGCATTGGATCGTCAGCACGCGGAAGGAGTGATGAGTGAGGCACCACGCTTACGTCTTCGCTGGCAGGCGTGGTCGAATATTGTCTTTTTCGAGGGTCAGGCGGGCGGTTGCCTGCGTATTGAAGACAATGGTCCCGGGATTGATCCGTCGCTGCGCGCCACGTTGTTCGATCCGTTCATCACGACCCGCGAAATTGGCGAAGGCATGGGGATGGGATTGTTCCTGAGCTACGGCATGGCACGAGATCTCGGCGGCGCTCTGCGGCTGGCTGACAATATGGCATCGTCACCACTGCCTTCTTCAGCCTCGTGGCCGCCACCATTGGAAGGCGCTGTCTTTGAGTTGTGGTTGCGCACGCCGGACACCGCGTCGACCGCACTCTTGCGGCGTGACGATGCAGAGCCGATACCCTCGGAGATGTCTTGA
- a CDS encoding sigma-54-dependent transcriptional regulator gives MHEFSDESADGLRGDALRTDGLSAAEQRLTHDSELTREAPIWLVDDDPAVRESLSQWLELAELSLRCFSRGEVLLEALAAGEPVSVVISDIRMPGMDGMTLLSRLALAAPELPVLMMTGHGDIATAVTAMQRGARDFIEKPFDPEALELKLRQALAGRRLSDENQRLRRRLSVRGLSGLLRGESPKIRQLRDQLLELRGRPARLWITGEPGSGRTATALALAEHAAPHATAHSEPARNDGSVAEHVLLAKVECRLLAGDERGAQALSDAIDEALAAAPDATTLLLHEVSGLTDEQWQGLEGWLATQPHAGRQSPRLVCSASHGVSDLTASSAVGLTLGHALADIELSTPPLRERREDIPLLMAHFSRQAAEVHQVPEVSFAAGELATMMAADWPGNLWQLRQLASRRVVLGESAPTPKTSGGEHDEEDESTGLAAEVALFEATLIRAALQRARGNIALVLEELALPRRTLNLKMHKYGLRRDSFRQGGDTSGE, from the coding sequence ATGCATGAATTTTCTGACGAATCCGCAGATGGCTTGCGTGGTGATGCACTGCGTACAGATGGCCTTTCTGCGGCAGAGCAGCGCCTGACTCATGACAGTGAATTGACGCGAGAGGCACCCATCTGGCTGGTGGATGATGATCCGGCCGTGCGCGAGTCACTGTCACAATGGTTGGAGCTGGCTGAGCTGTCGCTCCGCTGTTTCAGCCGTGGAGAGGTGCTGCTGGAGGCGCTGGCCGCCGGTGAGCCGGTCAGTGTGGTAATCAGCGATATTCGCATGCCGGGCATGGATGGCATGACGCTGCTCTCTCGACTTGCGCTCGCCGCACCGGAGTTGCCGGTATTGATGATGACGGGCCACGGCGATATCGCCACGGCGGTAACGGCCATGCAAAGAGGCGCTCGCGACTTCATCGAGAAGCCGTTCGACCCGGAGGCGCTTGAGCTGAAGCTGCGCCAGGCGCTGGCAGGACGCCGCTTGAGCGACGAAAACCAGCGCCTGCGCCGCCGCCTGAGTGTCCGGGGCCTGAGCGGCCTGCTCCGTGGCGAGAGTCCGAAGATACGCCAGCTGCGTGACCAGTTGCTGGAGTTGCGCGGCCGCCCGGCGCGTCTCTGGATCACGGGTGAGCCCGGTAGCGGGCGCACGGCAACGGCGCTCGCGCTGGCCGAACACGCTGCACCACATGCGACCGCCCACTCTGAGCCCGCGCGCAATGATGGCAGCGTGGCGGAACACGTGCTGTTGGCCAAGGTGGAGTGCCGTTTGCTGGCCGGTGATGAGCGAGGTGCTCAGGCACTGTCAGATGCCATTGATGAAGCTCTGGCAGCGGCACCTGATGCCACGACGCTGCTGTTGCATGAAGTCAGTGGTCTGACGGATGAGCAGTGGCAGGGACTGGAAGGCTGGTTGGCGACTCAGCCCCATGCCGGGCGCCAGTCGCCTCGACTGGTATGCAGTGCCAGCCATGGCGTGAGTGATCTGACGGCCAGTAGCGCCGTGGGTCTGACGCTGGGACACGCACTGGCTGACATCGAGTTGAGTACTCCGCCGCTGCGTGAACGACGTGAGGATATCCCGTTGTTGATGGCGCATTTCAGTCGTCAGGCAGCAGAGGTGCATCAGGTGCCAGAGGTGTCCTTTGCTGCAGGAGAGCTTGCGACGATGATGGCGGCTGATTGGCCCGGCAATCTGTGGCAGCTTCGTCAGCTGGCCAGTCGACGAGTGGTGTTGGGTGAGAGTGCGCCTACCCCGAAGACCAGCGGAGGGGAGCATGACGAGGAGGATGAGTCGACTGGGCTTGCCGCTGAGGTGGCACTATTTGAGGCGACACTGATTCGCGCTGCTCTTCAGCGCGCACGCGGCAATATCGCACTGGTACTGGAGGAATTGGCATTGCCGCGACGAACGCTGAATCTCAAGATGCACAAATATGGATTGCGTCGTGACAGCTTTCGCCAAGGTGGCGATACCTCGGGAGAGTGA
- a CDS encoding DUF1007 family protein gives MSVAVYRNACMALLLPLLTIALLGVSQPAAAHPHGWVDLRVTLRLDDQGRAVALRQYWLLDPFYSLTLRQELAALEDDSSMEQRLDALGNEILANLSQFEYYTHVTLDGAPVALGKANNQTTWLKGERVAFQMELPLDKPIPMAGHTLSYRIYDPTYYIEILHDPDAIAIKEGLVISGLESQASPLNCTPSIKPADPDPQKVAEASMLDINATAPMDLGQYFAEVGSVHCEATQ, from the coding sequence ATGTCTGTTGCTGTCTATCGCAACGCCTGCATGGCGTTGCTGTTGCCCTTGCTGACGATCGCCTTGCTGGGCGTCAGTCAGCCGGCGGCTGCGCACCCTCATGGTTGGGTCGATCTGCGTGTCACCTTGCGTCTCGATGATCAGGGGCGGGCGGTTGCCCTGCGTCAGTACTGGTTGCTTGATCCGTTCTATAGCCTGACCCTGCGCCAGGAGCTGGCGGCGCTTGAGGACGACTCCAGCATGGAGCAGCGCCTCGATGCCTTGGGCAACGAGATTCTCGCCAATCTCTCGCAATTTGAGTATTACACCCATGTCACCCTGGATGGCGCACCAGTCGCGCTGGGAAAGGCGAACAACCAGACCACCTGGCTCAAGGGCGAGCGGGTCGCTTTCCAGATGGAGTTGCCGCTGGACAAACCTATCCCCATGGCAGGGCATACGCTCAGCTATCGCATCTATGACCCCACTTATTACATTGAGATTCTGCACGACCCGGATGCCATCGCCATCAAGGAGGGACTGGTCATCAGTGGGCTGGAATCACAGGCTTCGCCATTGAACTGTACGCCGAGCATCAAGCCCGCGGATCCTGATCCCCAGAAGGTGGCGGAGGCGTCGATGCTGGATATCAATGCCACTGCACCGATGGATCTTGGTCAATATTTCGCCGAAGTCGGCAGTGTGCATTGCGAGGCCACTCAATGA
- a CDS encoding nickel/cobalt transporter: MSHGSEDSSGLADVKSLKGMRDSLMKPASSRGRQWAGVLAIACGLVVLGMLVWPSLVQGWGEALGWIFAEQSRFQRSLGRAMSELAAHPGTPWALIGISFTYGVLHAAGPGHGKVVISTLLASQPVARRRALWLSLLAALMQGVSALALVGLGAGLLGWAGREVLGQVEKVTLLSHIGVLLLGVLLILRAARGCWRAARLSAQASAQNRAQDHSHGHSHGHLHDHDHSNSHSHDPSHDHDHDHTHSHSHDHDCGCGHAHGVTAEQASGDWRTMGMAVLAIGLRPCSGAILVLLAALALGMVGSGVLAVLAMSLGTALTVGSVAMATLLMKASGRLAAAGARLGKEGGNSRSDLRRWPWAGLIGLVGGIIISVFGALLVASSLKAMESPTGRGASPFGLPAQGASAPIVSEPLASQPLSSTSLVPGAASGERSSFTSSSSSEEEVSR, translated from the coding sequence ATGAGTCATGGGTCGGAAGATTCCAGTGGTCTGGCAGATGTCAAAAGTCTCAAGGGCATGCGCGACAGTCTCATGAAGCCTGCCTCTTCTCGCGGTCGCCAATGGGCAGGAGTGTTGGCGATAGCCTGTGGCCTGGTCGTGCTGGGCATGCTGGTGTGGCCGAGTCTGGTGCAGGGCTGGGGGGAGGCGTTGGGTTGGATATTCGCTGAGCAATCGCGCTTCCAACGCTCGCTGGGTCGTGCCATGAGCGAGCTGGCTGCTCATCCAGGCACGCCCTGGGCATTGATCGGTATCTCCTTCACCTATGGTGTGCTGCATGCCGCGGGTCCCGGGCATGGCAAGGTCGTCATCAGCACTCTGCTGGCCAGTCAGCCGGTGGCCCGTCGTCGCGCGTTGTGGTTGTCGCTGTTGGCAGCATTGATGCAAGGCGTCAGTGCACTGGCGCTGGTCGGACTGGGGGCTGGATTGCTCGGTTGGGCCGGGCGTGAGGTGCTCGGGCAGGTCGAGAAGGTCACGCTACTCAGTCACATCGGCGTGCTGTTGCTGGGGGTGTTGCTGATACTGCGCGCGGCCCGCGGATGTTGGCGAGCGGCTCGGCTCTCTGCGCAGGCGTCTGCACAGAATCGTGCACAAGATCATTCGCACGGTCACTCTCACGGACATTTGCACGATCACGACCATTCAAACAGTCACTCGCATGATCCTTCTCACGACCACGACCACGACCATACACATAGCCACTCGCACGACCACGACTGTGGCTGTGGGCATGCGCATGGTGTGACGGCAGAGCAGGCCAGCGGTGATTGGCGCACCATGGGAATGGCAGTGCTGGCCATCGGGCTGCGACCGTGTTCCGGTGCGATTCTGGTCTTGTTGGCAGCACTGGCGCTGGGCATGGTCGGCAGTGGCGTGCTTGCTGTGTTGGCAATGTCGCTGGGTACGGCGCTTACGGTGGGGAGTGTCGCGATGGCAACCCTTCTCATGAAAGCCAGCGGCCGTCTAGCGGCGGCGGGTGCACGTCTGGGCAAGGAGGGCGGCAACTCACGTTCTGACTTGCGCCGCTGGCCCTGGGCTGGGCTGATCGGATTGGTGGGTGGCATCATCATCAGCGTATTCGGCGCCTTGCTGGTGGCCAGCAGCCTCAAGGCCATGGAGTCGCCGACCGGTCGAGGTGCCTCGCCGTTCGGGCTTCCGGCACAGGGTGCGTCAGCCCCCATTGTCTCCGAACCACTCGCTTCCCAGCCACTCTCGTCGACATCGCTTGTTCCTGGCGCGGCGTCAGGCGAGCGTTCGTCATTTACCAGCTCTTCATCCTCAGAGGAGGAGGTGTCACGGTGA